The Alteromonas stellipolaris genome includes a region encoding these proteins:
- a CDS encoding MFS transporter produces MDHSLSVREKIGYGLGDAAANLVWRGALAYLAVFYTDTFGLTAAAAAMLFLVVRLTDGVTDIIMGMIADRTQTKLGKFRPWILGSTPFLGLFMVLCFTTPDFSYSNKLIYAYLTYIGLTLAYTVNNVPYSALMGVMTSDDRERTSLSGFRFAGAFMGGLLVMGCLPMLVEFFGEGNTAKGYQYAMYLFATLLVALMFTTVATTKERVPVVQNDGASLLQELKDLSRQLPLILFPLSAITAFFYYRNWPSGIAFVVVISVTSFFIKRLVNRPETQNSRSQQDIIDLLTNKPWVILLGMGFLTMMFNGIKYGVIAYYFKYYVGDELLTGYYFIALLVVSILGALATPSLSRYMGRKKLFVISLLASSALTCAIYFVPQGSVTGIFVLGCGAEFFAAIMPTLFFSMLGDSADYNEWRTGRRATGLIYSAGSFVQKTGGGFAGALVLLVLGSYGYDGMQVDSITQTLPGMQALMSWIPACFGIAGALLIMFYPLTDARQQEVTETLLKRRSATA; encoded by the coding sequence GGTGATGCAGCGGCTAATCTAGTTTGGCGTGGTGCCCTTGCATACTTAGCGGTGTTCTACACCGATACCTTTGGGTTAACGGCGGCTGCGGCCGCTATGCTTTTTTTGGTGGTACGCCTTACTGATGGTGTCACCGACATTATCATGGGAATGATTGCTGATAGAACACAAACTAAACTGGGTAAATTTCGGCCTTGGATATTAGGTTCTACCCCATTTCTAGGCTTATTTATGGTGCTGTGTTTCACCACCCCTGATTTTTCTTACTCAAATAAGCTTATCTATGCCTACCTAACCTATATAGGCCTAACGCTAGCTTACACGGTGAATAACGTACCTTATTCCGCATTAATGGGCGTGATGACAAGTGATGATAGGGAACGCACCAGTTTATCTGGCTTTCGATTTGCTGGGGCGTTTATGGGCGGCCTGCTAGTTATGGGTTGTTTACCGATGCTGGTTGAATTTTTCGGAGAAGGCAATACCGCAAAGGGGTATCAATATGCCATGTATCTTTTTGCTACTCTGTTGGTCGCACTCATGTTCACAACGGTAGCGACCACTAAAGAAAGGGTGCCAGTCGTGCAAAACGACGGAGCAAGCTTACTTCAAGAGCTAAAGGATTTGTCTCGTCAATTACCACTCATTCTATTTCCACTGTCAGCCATAACGGCCTTTTTCTATTATCGAAATTGGCCAAGTGGTATCGCTTTCGTTGTCGTTATTTCTGTAACCTCTTTCTTCATTAAGCGCCTTGTTAACCGACCTGAAACGCAAAATAGCCGTTCACAACAAGACATCATTGATTTGCTTACCAATAAGCCATGGGTCATTTTGTTAGGTATGGGCTTCCTTACTATGATGTTTAACGGCATTAAGTACGGTGTCATTGCCTATTACTTCAAGTATTACGTTGGAGATGAATTGCTCACTGGATACTATTTTATCGCCTTATTGGTGGTCTCGATATTGGGCGCATTGGCGACGCCATCGCTGTCGCGTTATATGGGCCGGAAAAAGCTATTTGTTATCTCGTTATTGGCCAGCAGCGCTCTGACATGTGCGATTTACTTTGTGCCACAAGGATCTGTGACGGGCATATTTGTATTAGGCTGTGGTGCGGAATTTTTCGCTGCGATAATGCCAACCTTATTCTTTTCCATGTTGGGCGACTCTGCAGACTATAACGAATGGCGCACAGGCCGACGAGCAACAGGCTTAATATACTCGGCAGGGTCTTTCGTACAGAAAACTGGTGGGGGCTTTGCGGGCGCATTAGTACTGTTAGTGCTAGGCAGTTATGGCTATGACGGCATGCAAGTTGACTCTATTACGCAAACCCTTCCAGGTATGCAAGCATTGATGAGCTGGATACCTGCCTGTTTCGGTATAGCCGGCGCACTCCTTATTATGTTTTATCCGCTTACCGATGCGCGCCAGCAAGAAGTGACAGAGACTTTACTCAAGCGTCGTAGCGCAACTGCCTGA
- a CDS encoding LacI family DNA-binding transcriptional regulator — protein sequence MATIYEVADKAGVSLSTVSRVLNGKTTVNPTLKAKVEEAMLALNYRPNSIARSLATSRSDSVGILVSELNSPFFGDLMQAVELTLRAADKHVIITVGHNNLETEQDAVEFLIGRNCDAIIMHAEAMSDEYLKTLNASRLPISLVNRQVNGVGEGCIVLDNEKGGYLATQHLISLGHKSIAYISGPSDKCDANQRLAGHKRALKEAGIAFTPNLVFEGDYTEEDGKAGLLELLSGDSPFSALVCANDWMASGAMSCARDLGMNLPQDLSIVGFDDAVFAHHVFPRLTTVSNPISDMAAMSARHILNVVYGYKDEVQTLFQPSLIVRESTMAYEA from the coding sequence GTGGCAACAATCTATGAAGTAGCTGATAAGGCAGGGGTCTCGTTGTCGACGGTATCTCGGGTATTGAACGGTAAAACTACTGTAAATCCCACCTTAAAAGCCAAGGTAGAAGAAGCCATGCTAGCGCTAAACTACCGCCCCAACTCTATCGCCCGTTCACTGGCCACCAGCCGCTCAGATAGTGTTGGCATTCTAGTTTCAGAACTAAACTCGCCATTTTTTGGTGACTTGATGCAAGCTGTAGAGCTAACGCTAAGGGCCGCTGATAAGCACGTTATTATTACGGTAGGACACAATAATTTAGAAACCGAACAAGATGCCGTCGAGTTTTTAATTGGCCGTAATTGCGATGCTATCATCATGCACGCTGAAGCCATGAGTGATGAGTATTTAAAAACACTTAATGCTTCTCGCCTCCCAATTTCTTTAGTTAACCGCCAAGTTAATGGCGTGGGTGAAGGGTGTATTGTGTTAGACAATGAAAAAGGCGGCTATTTAGCTACTCAACACCTAATTAGCCTAGGCCATAAAAGTATTGCCTATATATCGGGGCCTTCTGATAAATGCGACGCCAATCAACGATTAGCCGGTCATAAACGCGCGCTCAAAGAAGCAGGTATAGCCTTTACACCGAACTTAGTGTTTGAAGGGGATTACACTGAAGAAGATGGTAAAGCTGGTCTATTGGAGCTGCTGTCAGGAGATTCGCCTTTTTCAGCGCTGGTATGTGCTAATGATTGGATGGCTTCAGGTGCAATGAGCTGCGCTAGAGATTTAGGAATGAACCTGCCACAAGATTTGTCTATTGTAGGTTTTGATGATGCTGTTTTTGCTCACCATGTATTCCCACGCCTCACCACGGTTAGCAACCCTATCTCCGACATGGCTGCAATGTCAGCACGTCATATTTTAAATGTGGTTTATGGCTACAAAGATGAAGTGCAAACATTGTTTCAACCTTCGTTGATTGTACGAGAGTCAACTATGGCGTATGAGGCCTAG
- a CDS encoding nuclear transport factor 2 family protein: MRLTITLYFFLSCLNAVAAEALTSTVQPHIFVKAQSNKSHNSKAQPLLEAEEKVNRVLDSLHQFASDANFDDYFSLYSDNAVFIGTDANEIWTINAFKAYAQPHFSKGRGWTYTPHSRHIYFSNNRDVAWFDELLDNDSLGVTRGTGVLVLVNNEWKVSQYHLTIPIPNALADSVAEQIKSHRKKGQ, translated from the coding sequence ATGCGTTTAACTATTACCCTTTATTTCTTTCTAAGTTGTTTAAATGCTGTTGCTGCTGAGGCATTAACCTCAACGGTACAACCGCATATCTTTGTCAAAGCTCAGAGTAACAAATCTCATAATAGCAAAGCTCAGCCCTTGCTAGAAGCTGAAGAAAAGGTAAATAGGGTGCTTGATTCACTACACCAATTTGCTTCCGATGCAAACTTCGATGATTATTTTTCACTGTATAGCGACAATGCCGTTTTCATTGGAACAGATGCGAATGAGATATGGACCATTAATGCCTTTAAAGCATACGCACAACCTCATTTTTCAAAAGGGCGGGGTTGGACATATACACCCCATTCAAGGCATATATATTTTTCTAATAATCGCGACGTAGCGTGGTTCGATGAACTTCTAGACAATGATAGTTTAGGGGTAACACGTGGAACTGGAGTATTGGTACTTGTGAACAACGAGTGGAAAGTAAGCCAATACCACTTAACCATTCCCATTCCGAATGCGCTAGCCGATAGCGTCGCAGAGCAAATTAAATCACACAGAAAAAAGGGCCAATAA
- a CDS encoding OmpA family protein, which translates to MKKKIGITLIAASLAVAGCANDPSNSQKGAAIGAVVGALLGKATGDNDKSRYAWGAAVGAIAGGAIGGYMDKQEEALRSELSDTGVQVVREGDNLRLIMPGDITFATDSSSISPNFNPVLQDVAKVVNNYEKTVLMIKGHTDDTGSEQYNQGLSERRAGAVRNVLLNYSVNSTRITTVGMGEYQPKVPNDTAANRSMNRRVELEIQPLTQS; encoded by the coding sequence ATGAAAAAGAAAATAGGAATTACTTTAATTGCGGCATCTTTAGCCGTTGCCGGCTGTGCTAATGATCCTTCAAACTCTCAAAAAGGCGCAGCCATTGGAGCTGTTGTAGGCGCATTGTTAGGTAAGGCAACGGGAGATAATGACAAAAGTCGTTACGCTTGGGGTGCGGCAGTAGGTGCAATTGCAGGTGGCGCGATTGGCGGTTACATGGACAAGCAAGAAGAAGCGCTTCGAAGTGAATTATCTGATACCGGCGTTCAAGTGGTTCGAGAAGGTGATAACTTACGTTTGATCATGCCTGGCGATATAACTTTTGCTACAGACAGTTCTTCTATCAGCCCCAACTTTAATCCAGTCCTTCAAGATGTTGCGAAAGTAGTAAACAACTACGAAAAAACAGTGCTGATGATAAAAGGTCACACTGATGACACAGGCTCGGAACAATATAACCAAGGGTTGTCTGAGCGCCGTGCAGGTGCGGTTAGAAACGTACTATTGAACTACAGCGTTAACTCTACACGTATCACTACAGTAGGTATGGGTGAGTATCAACCTAAAGTGCCAAACGATACTGCTGCTAATAGGTCGATGAACCGCCGCGTAGAACTCGAGATTCAGCCGCTAACTCAGTCATAG
- a CDS encoding HD-GYP domain-containing protein translates to MLKKITIKDLKPGMFVHQILEQKGQLSVKSQGRVTSQAIADALKKKGVLTLVVDTDKAFSVSSGEPAPKKEAPVSKKIEEKVPKVSLENELTRATKLHVQGKRIQKQLLNSVKKAQPFDSSIPKEFSAKLVSSVDRNPDALLCLTKIREKDDYLLEHSLNVAILLANFGRHLGMSESEVQDLSYSGFLHDLGKIQIPDEILHKPGRLTDDEMDIMKGHVKHGVDYLNETDLDKALIRTISEHHERLDGLGYPMGTKGENISREGRMLAIADMYDALTADRVYKSGMSSQKAFSILLSDAPSRLDLPLVQQFIKCMGIYPVGSLVLLSNERLAMVLEQTDSPLAPKVKVFYSVRNAHFLEPKDIDLASEKTVKVSKAAIASDYKIDVNAFFERSVSIG, encoded by the coding sequence ATGCTCAAAAAAATTACAATAAAGGACTTGAAGCCAGGGATGTTTGTTCATCAGATCCTGGAGCAAAAGGGTCAACTTTCAGTTAAAAGCCAAGGACGAGTTACCTCGCAGGCTATTGCTGATGCTCTTAAAAAGAAAGGCGTGCTAACCCTTGTTGTCGATACTGATAAAGCATTTAGTGTATCTTCAGGTGAACCTGCACCTAAAAAAGAAGCGCCGGTAAGCAAAAAAATAGAAGAGAAAGTGCCTAAGGTAAGCCTTGAAAACGAATTGACCCGCGCAACTAAGTTGCACGTGCAAGGTAAGCGCATCCAAAAGCAGCTGCTTAACAGTGTTAAAAAAGCACAGCCTTTTGATAGCAGTATTCCGAAAGAATTTTCAGCAAAGTTGGTTTCTTCAGTAGACCGCAACCCCGATGCGTTATTGTGCCTGACGAAAATTCGTGAAAAGGACGATTACCTACTCGAACACTCTTTGAATGTGGCCATTTTACTGGCTAACTTTGGGCGTCATTTAGGGATGTCTGAAAGTGAAGTTCAAGATCTCTCCTATTCAGGCTTTCTTCATGATCTGGGTAAAATTCAAATACCAGATGAGATTCTGCACAAACCTGGCCGTTTAACCGATGATGAAATGGACATTATGAAAGGGCATGTTAAACATGGTGTCGATTATTTGAATGAAACCGACTTAGACAAGGCCTTAATTAGAACTATCAGCGAGCATCATGAGCGCTTAGATGGTTTAGGGTACCCTATGGGCACTAAAGGTGAAAATATAAGCCGTGAAGGCCGCATGTTGGCTATTGCGGATATGTACGATGCCCTAACTGCAGATAGAGTTTACAAATCTGGCATGTCGAGCCAAAAAGCGTTTTCTATTTTACTCAGTGATGCGCCGTCTCGATTAGATTTACCATTGGTTCAACAATTTATTAAATGTATGGGGATCTATCCGGTAGGAAGCCTAGTACTCCTGTCGAACGAACGACTTGCCATGGTTTTAGAGCAAACAGATTCCCCATTAGCGCCTAAAGTTAAGGTATTTTATTCTGTAAGAAATGCACATTTCTTGGAACCAAAAGATATCGACTTAGCGTCGGAAAAAACCGTTAAGGTTTCAAAAGCGGCTATTGCTTCTGATTATAAAATTGATGTGAACGCCTTTTTCGAACGCTCGGTGTCTATTGGGTAA
- a CDS encoding MGMT family protein: MVNVAIQSKILKTLSIVPSGYVVSYGQLADLAGLPGKARLVGKCLKDSDATTRWHRVIRSDGKIAFPAGSELAEEQRSLLVSEGIVVKNHRVNMKVYGWKPSLYTLLAELEK; the protein is encoded by the coding sequence ATGGTTAATGTAGCGATACAATCCAAAATACTAAAAACGCTTTCAATTGTACCAAGTGGTTACGTAGTCAGCTATGGGCAGTTAGCTGACCTTGCAGGCTTGCCCGGTAAGGCTAGACTTGTAGGAAAGTGCTTAAAAGACTCTGATGCGACTACTCGATGGCATCGAGTTATAAGGTCCGATGGAAAAATAGCGTTTCCGGCAGGATCTGAGCTAGCAGAAGAGCAGCGATCATTGCTTGTATCGGAAGGGATTGTAGTTAAAAACCATAGAGTGAACATGAAAGTTTATGGTTGGAAACCAAGTTTATATACTTTATTGGCAGAGCTAGAGAAGTAA
- a CDS encoding DTW domain-containing protein: protein MRAKCKQCNYPINTCICDAVSLVIIPIKIIVIQHVKESANAKNTARLIKLCANDVEIITTDSISEMELLASRCSVQSKALLYPSERSIALESQREHIASALQTLLVIDGSWKQAYAVLQQFPWLSSIPSFHFEHAPSTQYRIRHTRIREGLSTLEATAYSLNTLYNIDTQPFIKLQEAMQDNWRGPKSHQRET, encoded by the coding sequence ATGAGAGCTAAATGTAAACAGTGCAATTACCCTATAAACACCTGTATTTGTGATGCGGTATCTTTGGTTATAATACCAATCAAGATTATTGTAATTCAACACGTTAAAGAGTCTGCCAATGCTAAAAATACGGCGAGACTAATAAAGCTTTGCGCTAATGATGTGGAAATAATTACCACCGATAGTATTAGCGAAATGGAATTATTAGCTTCAAGATGCAGTGTTCAATCGAAAGCACTTTTATACCCTAGTGAACGCAGTATTGCACTTGAGTCACAACGAGAGCACATTGCTTCAGCGCTTCAAACTCTATTAGTCATAGACGGTAGCTGGAAGCAAGCTTATGCTGTGTTACAACAATTTCCATGGTTATCGTCTATACCGAGCTTTCATTTCGAGCACGCCCCCTCTACACAATATAGAATAAGGCATACTCGAATTCGTGAAGGGTTATCAACTCTTGAAGCAACGGCCTATTCATTAAACACACTATATAATATTGATACTCAGCCTTTCATAAAGTTACAAGAGGCCATGCAAGATAATTGGAGAGGGCCAAAATCCCACCAGCGAGAGACCTAA
- a CDS encoding glutathione S-transferase family protein, with the protein MLIYGDKRSGNCYKLQLLLALLGKACEWIDVDILKGECRTDAFLAKSPNGKIPILELDDGRVLSESNAIMHYLASGSTFIPTSPFTFATLLQWQFFEQYSHEPYIAVARYINLYLGLPEDKKAEYEAKQAGGYRALEVMDKQLSQTPFLLGNHVSLADISLFAYTHVAHEGGFDLAAYPAIRNWITLIKDQKGFIPMDA; encoded by the coding sequence ATGCTAATTTACGGTGATAAGCGATCTGGTAATTGCTATAAATTGCAGCTTTTGCTGGCATTACTTGGGAAGGCATGTGAGTGGATTGATGTCGATATTCTTAAAGGAGAGTGCCGAACAGATGCCTTCCTAGCTAAGTCCCCTAACGGTAAAATTCCTATTCTAGAGCTAGATGATGGACGTGTGTTGTCTGAGTCTAACGCCATAATGCATTATTTAGCATCGGGCTCTACGTTCATCCCCACCTCACCCTTTACTTTTGCCACTTTATTACAATGGCAATTCTTCGAGCAATACAGTCACGAACCCTATATTGCGGTCGCGCGCTATATCAACCTTTACCTTGGATTACCTGAAGATAAAAAAGCAGAATATGAGGCGAAGCAAGCTGGCGGCTACAGAGCGCTTGAAGTAATGGACAAACAACTTAGCCAAACCCCGTTTTTGCTAGGTAATCATGTTTCGCTGGCAGATATCTCACTATTTGCCTATACCCATGTTGCACACGAGGGAGGCTTCGATCTTGCTGCTTACCCCGCGATAAGAAACTGGATAACACTGATTAAGGACCAAAAAGGGTTTATTCCAATGGATGCCTAG